One part of the Streptomyces ferrugineus genome encodes these proteins:
- a CDS encoding ATP-binding protein: MTATLTREPHRVGAIADRLDGILAGRGIDPATVAAEEPQAEPVTALELADARIPARYRRALADYPQVIAWADEIARAGRPGPGGPGIAEGPSLLIAGPTGTGKTYQAYGAIRTLLGRGVRLRWEATTSADLHARLRPRAGHDSERDLQTLVRCPLLLLDDLGAAKTSEWTEELTYRLINHRYEHMLPTLITTNLPTAELRTALGDRVASRLAEMTERVVLTGPDRRRTAPAA; encoded by the coding sequence CTGACCGCCACCCTCACCCGCGAGCCCCACCGGGTCGGCGCGATTGCCGACCGGCTCGACGGCATCCTGGCCGGCCGCGGCATCGACCCCGCCACCGTCGCCGCCGAGGAGCCGCAGGCCGAGCCCGTCACCGCGCTGGAGCTCGCCGACGCCCGGATCCCCGCCCGCTACCGCCGTGCCCTGGCCGACTACCCGCAGGTCATCGCCTGGGCCGACGAGATCGCCCGCGCTGGACGCCCCGGCCCCGGTGGACCCGGCATCGCCGAAGGCCCGTCGCTCCTGATCGCCGGCCCCACCGGCACCGGCAAGACCTACCAGGCATACGGCGCCATCCGGACCCTCCTCGGCCGTGGCGTCCGCCTGCGCTGGGAAGCGACCACCAGCGCTGACCTGCACGCGCGCCTGCGTCCTCGTGCTGGTCACGACTCCGAACGGGACCTGCAGACGCTCGTCCGCTGCCCACTGCTGCTCCTGGACGACCTCGGCGCGGCCAAGACCAGCGAATGGACCGAGGAGCTCACCTACCGGCTGATCAACCACCGGTACGAGCACATGCTTCCCACCCTCATCACCACCAACCTCCCCACCGCCGAGCTACGCACCGCACTCGGCGACCGCGTCGCCTCCCGCCTCGCCGAGATGACCGAACGCGTCGTCCTCACCGGCCCCGACCGACGCCGTACCGCGCCCGCCGCCTGA